The following coding sequences are from one Mycolicibacterium aichiense window:
- a CDS encoding Zn-ribbon domain-containing OB-fold protein: protein MGDFDKPMPIPTPTTQPFWDALAEHRIRIQYSPSAQRYVFYPRVLAPGTLADDLEWREISGAASLYTYTVAYRPVAPHFADEVPQLLAVVQWDEGPRFSTEIVNAEPAELEIGMRLKPVFYDYADAGVTMLRYEPA, encoded by the coding sequence ATGGGCGACTTCGACAAGCCGATGCCGATCCCGACGCCGACCACCCAACCGTTCTGGGATGCCCTGGCCGAACACCGGATCCGGATCCAGTACTCGCCGTCGGCGCAGCGCTACGTGTTCTATCCCCGGGTGCTGGCGCCGGGCACGTTGGCCGACGATCTGGAATGGCGGGAGATTTCCGGGGCGGCCTCGCTCTATACCTACACGGTGGCGTACCGACCGGTCGCACCACATTTTGCCGACGAGGTGCCTCAGCTACTCGCGGTCGTGCAATGGGATGAGGGCCCGCGGTTCTCGACCGAGATCGTCAATGCCGAACCGGCGGAGCTGGAAATAGGGATGCGACTGAAGCCGGTGTTCTACGACTATGCCGACGCGGGCGTCACGATGCTGCGCTACGAGCCGGCCTGA
- a CDS encoding thiolase family protein encodes MGLRGEAAIVGYTELPSTKRPTGPLEFTLEQWARLAKAALDDAGLSAADVDGICTTHLQESQIFVPSTVIEYLGIKANFAEMVDLGGASAVAMVWRAAAAIELGLCNAVLCVIPATPMTPVSAHKPLDISELMYFGASSNRYGSPQAEFEIPYGNLGQNGPYGQVANLYGATYGYDERAMAKISVDQRVNANHTPGAIFRDSPITVDDVLNSPVIAAPLHMLEIVMPVMGGAAVLVTGADLARRSANRPVWIKGFGERVPYKTPTYAQELLQTPMIKAAASAFSMAGLTPADMDMVSIYDCYTITVLLSLEDAGFCQKGKGLQFVAEHDLTFRGDFPMNTAGGQLGYGQAGTAGGMHHVCDAARQIMGRSGTTQVKDCNRAFVSGNGGILSEQTTLVLEGD; translated from the coding sequence TACACCGAACTCCCCTCCACGAAGCGACCGACCGGTCCGCTCGAGTTCACCCTGGAGCAGTGGGCACGGCTGGCGAAGGCCGCACTCGACGATGCCGGCTTGTCGGCCGCCGATGTGGATGGCATCTGTACCACGCATCTGCAGGAGTCCCAGATCTTCGTGCCGTCCACGGTCATCGAATATCTGGGCATCAAAGCCAATTTCGCCGAGATGGTCGACCTCGGCGGCGCCAGCGCGGTGGCGATGGTGTGGCGCGCGGCGGCAGCCATCGAGCTCGGCCTGTGCAACGCGGTGCTGTGCGTGATCCCCGCGACGCCGATGACGCCGGTCAGTGCGCACAAGCCGCTCGACATCAGTGAGTTGATGTATTTCGGGGCGTCCAGTAACCGGTACGGCTCGCCACAAGCCGAATTCGAGATCCCCTACGGCAATCTCGGCCAGAACGGACCCTACGGCCAGGTCGCCAACCTCTACGGCGCCACCTACGGCTACGACGAACGGGCGATGGCCAAGATCAGCGTCGACCAGCGGGTCAACGCGAATCACACGCCTGGGGCGATCTTTCGCGACTCCCCGATCACCGTCGATGACGTGCTCAACAGTCCGGTCATCGCCGCACCGCTGCACATGCTGGAGATCGTCATGCCGGTGATGGGCGGGGCCGCGGTGCTGGTGACCGGAGCCGATCTGGCCCGTCGCAGCGCCAACCGTCCGGTGTGGATCAAAGGATTCGGCGAACGGGTGCCGTACAAGACGCCGACCTACGCCCAGGAGTTGCTGCAGACTCCGATGATCAAAGCGGCCGCATCGGCATTCTCGATGGCCGGGCTGACGCCCGCCGACATGGACATGGTGTCGATCTATGACTGCTACACGATCACCGTGCTGCTCAGTTTGGAGGACGCCGGGTTCTGCCAGAAGGGCAAGGGCCTGCAGTTCGTCGCCGAGCACGACCTGACGTTCCGCGGCGATTTCCCGATGAACACCGCCGGCGGCCAGCTGGGTTACGGGCAGGCCGGGACTGCCGGCGGAATGCACCACGTCTGCGACGCCGCCCGCCAGATCATGGGCCGCTCAGGTACCACCCAGGTCAAAGACTGCAACCGTGCCTTTGTCTCCGGCAATGGCGGCATCTTGAGCGAACAGACCACTCTCGTCTTGGAAGGCGACTGA